The proteins below come from a single Dinghuibacter silviterrae genomic window:
- the mgrA gene encoding L-glyceraldehyde 3-phosphate reductase gives MHYLPNATRYKHMSYRRCGRSGLRLPALSLGLWHNFGHVDVLENCRRILHTAFDNGVTHIDLANNYGPPPGSAEENFGRILKEDFQGYRDELIISTKAGYTMWDGPYGDWGSRKYLVASLDQSLTRMGLDYVDIFYHHRPDPETPLEETMGALDHIVRQGKALYVGLSNYKPTEAGKAIALLRSMGTPCLIHQPKYSMMERWVEDGLLDLLGKEGVGCIPFSPLAQGLLTDKYLTGIPSDSRVAKPHGFLKESQLTDQKLAAVRALNTLAVSRGQTLAQMALSWILKDTRVTSVLVGASKPEQLLDSLKCLDNVTFSTEELATIDEILNRA, from the coding sequence ATGCACTACCTACCCAACGCCACCCGTTACAAACACATGTCCTACCGGCGCTGCGGCCGCAGCGGTCTGCGTTTGCCCGCCTTGTCTCTCGGTCTTTGGCACAACTTCGGACACGTGGACGTCCTGGAGAACTGCCGGCGGATTCTTCATACCGCCTTTGACAACGGGGTGACCCACATCGACCTCGCCAATAACTATGGCCCGCCCCCGGGGTCCGCGGAAGAAAACTTCGGGCGGATCCTGAAAGAGGATTTCCAGGGTTACCGGGACGAACTGATCATCTCCACCAAAGCGGGGTATACCATGTGGGATGGCCCTTATGGGGACTGGGGCTCGCGCAAATACCTGGTCGCCAGCCTCGACCAAAGCCTGACCCGGATGGGGCTGGACTATGTCGATATATTTTATCACCACCGGCCGGACCCCGAGACACCGTTGGAGGAAACGATGGGCGCCCTGGACCATATCGTTCGTCAGGGCAAGGCCCTGTACGTAGGGTTGTCCAATTATAAACCTACGGAAGCCGGCAAGGCGATCGCCCTTCTTCGTTCGATGGGCACCCCCTGTCTGATCCATCAGCCCAAGTATTCGATGATGGAACGCTGGGTAGAAGATGGCCTGCTGGATCTGTTGGGCAAAGAAGGGGTCGGTTGTATCCCTTTTAGCCCGCTGGCCCAGGGATTGTTGACCGACAAATACCTGACGGGGATCCCGTCCGATTCCCGGGTGGCCAAACCCCACGGATTCCTTAAAGAGAGCCAACTGACCGATCAAAAACTGGCCGCCGTCCGTGCCCTCAACACCCTTGCGGTGTCCCGCGGACAGACCCTGGCGCAGATGGCGTTGTCGTGGATCCTCAAAGACACGCGCGTGACGTCGGTGCTGGTGGGCGCCAGCAAACCCGAACAGTTGCTCGATTCCCTGAAGTGCCTGGACAACGTCACTTTTAGCACGGAAGAGCTGGCGACGATCGATGAGATCCTCAATCGAGCGTAA
- a CDS encoding TolC family protein, which translates to MIKRIVLWGGLVLAGARAGAQVTALSLQDCIDIGVTRSTPVLLGNNAVALSAAQVLEAYGQLFLPDLTAGAGYNYSVGNNFYGTVGPELVRANRSAFNYQLTSSINIFSGYSNLSAWKAAKLNKQSAELSLEWAKEQIAQDITQSYLQVILDRKFVDLDSDNLRISEKREDQLTALTTVGQRAKTDLYQQQAQTSRDQLTLINARNQLRTDKILLLKKLRLDSLDRYAFPDLTVDDAPRTEVYGNEEALVQKALSDRVDQESLRINTEAADWEIKRYKGGYLPKVSFGAGVYDAGAYFNSLYINHTAASTAGQEPVYNQLYKQINGVFGVSATWNIFDKYYTKSNVEAARIQSSNARIDLEDNRVAIVSEVRQAYGDYTAALQQVSTAQKGLVAAQEAFDNLTGRYQQGVSDFIDLSNAQLVLLQAKQTAVQASLSIMLQKRVIDFYTGHELK; encoded by the coding sequence ATGATCAAAAGGATAGTTTTATGGGGAGGGCTTGTTCTAGCGGGTGCCCGCGCGGGTGCACAGGTGACGGCCCTTTCCTTACAGGATTGTATCGACATCGGTGTCACGCGCTCGACCCCGGTCCTCCTAGGAAACAACGCGGTGGCGTTGTCGGCCGCCCAGGTACTGGAGGCCTACGGACAACTTTTTCTCCCGGACCTGACTGCCGGGGCGGGGTATAACTATAGCGTGGGGAATAATTTCTATGGTACCGTGGGCCCGGAGCTCGTCCGTGCCAACCGGAGTGCGTTCAATTATCAACTCACCAGCAGCATCAATATCTTCAGCGGGTATTCAAACCTGTCCGCCTGGAAGGCGGCAAAGCTCAACAAACAAAGCGCGGAGCTGTCCCTGGAATGGGCAAAGGAGCAGATTGCCCAGGACATCACCCAGAGCTATCTTCAGGTGATCCTCGACCGTAAGTTTGTCGACCTTGACAGCGACAACCTGCGCATCTCGGAGAAAAGGGAAGACCAGCTCACGGCCCTGACCACTGTTGGACAGCGGGCAAAGACCGACCTCTACCAACAACAGGCCCAGACCAGCCGCGACCAGCTGACCCTCATCAACGCGCGCAACCAGTTGCGCACGGACAAGATCCTCCTGTTGAAAAAGCTGCGGCTGGATTCGCTGGACCGCTATGCGTTCCCGGATCTGACGGTGGACGACGCCCCCCGGACGGAGGTTTACGGGAACGAAGAAGCGCTGGTACAAAAGGCACTTTCGGACCGGGTAGACCAGGAATCTCTCCGTATAAATACGGAGGCGGCCGACTGGGAGATCAAACGCTATAAGGGAGGGTACCTGCCAAAGGTAAGCTTTGGGGCGGGGGTGTACGACGCAGGGGCTTATTTCAACAGCCTTTACATCAACCATACCGCCGCTTCGACCGCCGGTCAGGAGCCGGTCTACAACCAGTTGTACAAACAGATCAACGGTGTGTTTGGCGTCAGCGCTACCTGGAATATTTTTGATAAATATTATACCAAATCCAACGTGGAAGCGGCCCGTATCCAGTCGAGCAATGCACGGATCGACCTGGAGGATAACCGGGTGGCCATCGTGTCCGAAGTACGGCAGGCGTATGGGGATTATACGGCGGCCCTCCAGCAGGTGAGCACCGCCCAAAAGGGGCTGGTGGCCGCACAGGAGGCCTTTGACAACCTGACGGGGCGTTACCAGCAGGGGGTGTCGGATTTTATCGACCTTTCCAATGCCCAACTGGTCCTTTTACAGGCCAAACAAACGGCTGTCCAGGCTTCTTTGTCCATTATGCTCCAGAAAAGGGTCATTGACTTTTATACTGGACACGAATTAAAGTAG
- a CDS encoding ATP-binding protein has product MKGRHYLIACSTLLLTTWITRVHAVPGKDFPMAAGGVMDLRGWDLSEQPVRLNGDWALFWHQLTFPPDTPKGSPAFVTFPRLWNDLGLPNKGYATYTLTVLLPKPSYHLAMQVPDCYSCYRFFVNGRLICSAGKPDTTAERAEPHWFNKTVNIPDGADTLHLLLQVANFWHSRGGPYKQMRLGDRSALFLETDRNKAVDFLLCGCLFMGGLFFLGLYLFGRHDKAILFFSLFCVTYSYRLIGTDLYPLHAIFPDLSWFLTIHLEYLTLFLSITFLVEYVRRLYPEDVNHRYINVMEWFCIVFAVISVLTPPSIFTRLINPFLIVMFAYIVYTIYVYIQAARHRRIGSSYALMSMGVLMVTFTVLNLEYLGFVGRTQWVQAIGYISFFFLQSLILSFRFSHDLKQAKIQAEQGARAKSEFLSSMSHEIRTPLNSVIGMTHLLLMNETRSDQKEQLEVLLFSANNLLSIVNDILDYHKIEAGKIEFESVPIRLPELASNIVAGFASFAREKNIALHLDVDPGITETVTGDPTRLCQVINNLVHNAIKFTNQGSVWLRLKAEGREAGSLRVLFSVEDTGIGISPDKQRQVFDEFAQADSSTSRSYGGTGLGLTISQKLLRLRGSELHLRSAVGKGSTFYFSLLFPIVSEPAVQVAPVPKTFPHPGETLVPPAAVHAQLTGKPTETTPAAERPLADVCILLVEDNPLNVLVTTKVLNRWGAQVEHAGNGKEALEKLNPLVHRLILMDMHMPVMDGYSATMRIREMGLTLPIIALTASVAKEEHKALYNYYIDEVVTKPFHPDQLLRAITKCLISE; this is encoded by the coding sequence ATGAAGGGACGACATTACCTCATTGCCTGTTCGACACTCTTGCTGACCACCTGGATAACACGCGTTCACGCGGTACCGGGGAAGGACTTTCCTATGGCTGCCGGTGGGGTCATGGACCTGAGGGGATGGGACCTTTCGGAACAGCCGGTCAGGTTGAACGGGGATTGGGCGCTGTTCTGGCATCAACTGACCTTCCCCCCGGATACACCAAAAGGATCGCCTGCCTTTGTCACCTTTCCCCGTTTATGGAATGACCTGGGTCTCCCCAACAAGGGCTACGCGACCTATACCCTTACCGTCCTGCTGCCCAAGCCATCCTATCACCTGGCCATGCAGGTCCCCGATTGTTATTCGTGTTACCGGTTCTTTGTCAATGGAAGGCTGATCTGCAGCGCGGGGAAACCGGACACGACGGCCGAAAGAGCGGAACCCCACTGGTTCAACAAAACCGTCAATATCCCTGACGGAGCCGACACCCTGCACTTGTTGTTGCAGGTCGCCAACTTCTGGCATTCGCGGGGCGGGCCGTACAAACAAATGCGGCTCGGGGATCGAAGCGCTTTGTTCCTCGAAACAGACCGCAACAAGGCCGTGGATTTCCTGTTGTGCGGCTGCCTGTTTATGGGTGGTCTTTTCTTTTTAGGGTTGTACCTGTTCGGGCGGCACGACAAGGCCATCCTGTTTTTCTCCCTTTTCTGCGTCACATATAGCTACCGGTTGATCGGAACCGATCTTTACCCGCTTCACGCGATTTTCCCGGATCTGAGCTGGTTCCTCACCATCCACCTGGAGTACCTGACCTTGTTCCTGAGCATCACTTTCCTCGTGGAATATGTGCGGCGGTTGTACCCGGAAGACGTCAATCACCGGTACATCAACGTCATGGAGTGGTTTTGCATCGTCTTTGCGGTCATCTCGGTCCTGACACCCCCTTCCATCTTTACGCGGCTGATCAACCCGTTCCTGATCGTGATGTTCGCCTACATCGTCTACACGATCTATGTATACATACAGGCCGCGCGCCACCGCCGCATCGGGTCCTCTTATGCCCTGATGAGCATGGGGGTGCTGATGGTCACCTTCACGGTGCTGAACCTGGAATACCTGGGGTTTGTCGGAAGGACGCAATGGGTGCAGGCGATCGGGTATATTTCTTTCTTTTTCCTACAATCTTTGATCCTGTCTTTCCGGTTTTCGCACGACCTCAAACAGGCCAAGATACAGGCGGAACAGGGGGCCAGGGCGAAGTCCGAGTTCCTGTCGTCCATGTCCCATGAGATCCGGACGCCGCTGAATTCGGTGATCGGTATGACCCACCTGCTGCTGATGAACGAGACCCGGTCCGACCAAAAGGAGCAGCTCGAAGTCCTTCTTTTTTCCGCCAATAATCTGCTCTCCATCGTCAACGACATCCTGGACTATCATAAAATCGAAGCCGGAAAGATCGAATTTGAATCGGTCCCCATCAGGCTGCCCGAGCTGGCGTCGAACATTGTGGCGGGGTTTGCGTCTTTTGCCCGGGAAAAAAACATCGCCTTGCACCTGGACGTGGACCCTGGCATCACGGAAACGGTCACGGGTGATCCCACCCGGTTGTGCCAGGTGATCAACAACCTTGTCCACAACGCGATCAAGTTTACCAACCAGGGCTCGGTCTGGCTCCGGTTAAAAGCAGAGGGGAGGGAAGCCGGCTCGCTGCGGGTGTTGTTTTCGGTGGAGGACACGGGGATCGGGATCTCTCCCGATAAACAGCGGCAGGTATTTGACGAGTTTGCCCAGGCGGATTCCTCCACGTCCCGGAGCTACGGAGGCACGGGGCTGGGGCTGACGATCAGCCAGAAGCTCCTGCGTTTGCGGGGGAGCGAACTTCACCTGAGGAGTGCCGTGGGGAAGGGATCGACGTTTTATTTCTCCTTGCTTTTCCCCATCGTTTCCGAACCTGCGGTTCAGGTGGCGCCCGTTCCCAAAACATTCCCCCACCCGGGCGAAACCCTTGTCCCGCCCGCGGCGGTCCACGCACAGCTGACTGGGAAACCCACGGAGACCACGCCCGCGGCGGAAAGACCCCTGGCCGACGTGTGTATCCTGCTGGTAGAAGACAACCCGTTGAACGTTCTGGTGACGACCAAGGTCCTGAACCGCTGGGGCGCCCAGGTCGAACACGCCGGGAACGGGAAGGAGGCGCTGGAAAAGCTAAACCCCCTGGTACACCGGCTGATCCTCATGGATATGCACATGCCCGTCATGGACGGTTATTCGGCCACGATGCGGATCCGGGAAATGGGGCTGACGCTCCCCATCATCGCGCTGACGGCCAGCGTCGCCAAGGAAGAGCACAAAGCGCTCTATAATTATTATATCGATGAGGTGGTGACCAAACCGTTTCATCCCGATCAACTGTTGCGCGCCATCACGAAGTGCCTCATTTCCGAATGA
- a CDS encoding RagB/SusD family nutrient uptake outer membrane protein, producing MKRFSLYILLFGALAAAGCQKKILQLNNPNNPTPSSLTSEAGILDFGLGIYEKSNTSDGNIWVIMMTMHSIVGDEIWSPWGNWGWRWAEQCYTITLPSGTVVQNPIGPTQKVQLQSTNTRQAGELNVFMYEWELAYYEIGQCNLLLQALDNTALKMSGDTATKKGALRAWAYWWKGYFYSRIGSMYLAGVISDATDGTTNGNYVSNTAILDEANKNFTSCLAVLGTLSNTPDYQTVMEAVIPDFCSNTNIIDPQMWARHVYSMEARNYLVNHKVKAMTSTDWTAVLTLAQQGLQTGDYAFEYGQRQDGTNDLSGGFYHPYDLIGDNAGFTFVSERLIQDFRTGDQRFTKNFAQFAPADVQVNVRNRGMQFGTRFYAVTIENGGSFATTNNLGEVPISCTPEENELMLAEAKIYTGDIDGGLTYLDAVRTAEGAGLPATAHTGMPLDTAIAQLHSERRVGLFMRGVAFYDMRRWSINEPVANGGGRKNAMVVVPGTYLGTTSFQALPCTMDYQYLDYWDVPAEELDFNTPASTSVPIRN from the coding sequence ATGAAACGATTCTCTTTATATATTCTTCTATTCGGGGCGCTGGCCGCCGCCGGCTGTCAGAAAAAGATCCTCCAGCTCAACAACCCCAACAATCCCACCCCCAGTTCGCTGACCAGCGAAGCCGGTATCCTCGACTTTGGCCTGGGCATTTACGAAAAATCCAACACCAGCGACGGCAACATCTGGGTCATTATGATGACCATGCACAGCATTGTCGGGGATGAGATCTGGTCCCCCTGGGGCAACTGGGGCTGGCGCTGGGCGGAACAATGTTATACCATTACCCTCCCCAGCGGGACGGTGGTACAAAACCCGATCGGCCCCACCCAAAAGGTCCAGTTGCAAAGCACCAATACCCGCCAGGCGGGCGAGCTCAACGTCTTTATGTACGAATGGGAGCTGGCCTATTATGAGATCGGCCAGTGCAACCTCCTGCTCCAGGCCCTCGACAATACGGCGCTGAAGATGAGCGGGGACACCGCCACCAAAAAAGGCGCGCTCCGGGCCTGGGCCTATTGGTGGAAGGGTTATTTCTATTCCAGGATCGGCTCGATGTACCTGGCCGGGGTCATCAGCGATGCCACCGACGGGACGACCAACGGCAACTACGTTTCCAACACCGCGATCCTTGACGAAGCCAATAAAAACTTCACCTCCTGTCTGGCCGTCCTCGGTACCCTCTCCAATACACCCGACTACCAAACGGTGATGGAAGCGGTCATCCCCGACTTCTGCAGCAACACCAACATCATCGATCCCCAGATGTGGGCCCGTCATGTGTATTCCATGGAAGCCCGCAACTACCTCGTCAACCACAAGGTCAAAGCCATGACGTCCACCGACTGGACCGCCGTCCTGACCCTGGCCCAGCAGGGATTACAGACAGGAGACTATGCCTTCGAATACGGCCAGCGCCAGGACGGGACCAACGATCTTTCGGGCGGGTTCTATCATCCCTACGACCTGATCGGGGACAACGCGGGCTTTACTTTTGTCAGCGAACGCCTGATCCAGGATTTCCGTACGGGCGACCAACGGTTTACAAAAAACTTCGCCCAGTTCGCCCCCGCCGACGTACAGGTCAACGTCCGCAACCGTGGCATGCAGTTCGGTACCCGGTTTTATGCCGTGACCATCGAAAACGGCGGCAGTTTTGCCACGACCAATAACCTGGGAGAAGTCCCCATTTCCTGTACCCCCGAAGAAAACGAGCTCATGCTTGCCGAAGCAAAGATCTACACCGGGGACATCGATGGCGGCCTGACCTACCTCGACGCAGTTCGGACCGCCGAAGGGGCAGGACTCCCCGCCACCGCCCACACCGGTATGCCCCTCGACACCGCCATCGCCCAATTGCACAGCGAACGCCGGGTAGGTCTTTTTATGCGCGGCGTGGCTTTTTATGACATGAGGCGTTGGAGCATCAACGAACCCGTGGCCAACGGAGGCGGACGGAAAAATGCCATGGTTGTGGTCCCCGGGACCTACCTTGGCACCACCTCTTTCCAGGCCCTTCCCTGTACCATGGACTATCAATACCTGGATTACTGGGACGTACCCGCGGAAGAGCTTGACTTTAACACACCTGCGTCTACGTCCGTGCCTATCCGCAACTAA
- a CDS encoding efflux RND transporter periplasmic adaptor subunit, whose translation MSQTSTKTALRIWIGGGLLVAVTAVSILLILARQNKTLADDTARRVAEVKAGPAVKTLRVGDATAPQELSLIGEARPYQSVTLYAKTSGYMDKIFVDKGDKVRQGQLMATIVSPETDQAYLAAVADLDNKRKILARDSALLKKEYIAPQDKEQMETEVRVAEAQVESLKQQQGYKDITAPFSGTVTARFADPGTLVQNATNAQTSAQPVVTVSEVDRIRVYVYVEQAVATYLKEGSPVEITLTERPDVHIKAAVTRLAGELDPKTRMELVEVDLPNMDDAIIPGSYVNVGFKMPVTGSGRLQVPTEALVIKDRKTVIPVIQPDSTIVYQPVKVGDNDGVKATILLGIKNGDLIGLNVGPGYNNGQKVRLQ comes from the coding sequence ATGAGTCAAACCTCCACTAAAACAGCGCTCCGTATCTGGATCGGCGGAGGCCTCCTGGTCGCGGTAACGGCCGTCAGCATCCTGTTGATCCTGGCCAGGCAAAACAAAACATTGGCCGATGACACGGCCCGGCGGGTGGCCGAGGTGAAGGCAGGCCCGGCGGTGAAGACCCTCCGGGTAGGAGACGCCACGGCGCCGCAGGAGCTCTCCCTCATAGGGGAAGCACGACCTTACCAAAGCGTCACCTTGTACGCCAAGACCAGCGGTTACATGGACAAGATCTTCGTGGACAAGGGGGACAAAGTCCGCCAGGGGCAGTTGATGGCGACCATCGTCTCACCGGAAACCGACCAGGCTTACCTGGCAGCGGTGGCGGACCTGGACAACAAGAGGAAGATCCTCGCCCGGGACTCAGCATTGCTGAAAAAAGAATACATCGCCCCCCAGGACAAGGAGCAGATGGAAACCGAGGTCCGCGTCGCGGAGGCCCAGGTAGAATCCCTCAAGCAACAACAGGGGTATAAGGACATCACGGCGCCCTTTTCCGGTACGGTCACGGCGCGCTTCGCGGACCCGGGTACCCTGGTGCAGAACGCTACGAACGCACAAACCAGCGCACAGCCCGTGGTGACGGTGTCGGAAGTAGACAGGATACGGGTGTATGTATACGTGGAACAGGCCGTTGCTACCTATTTGAAAGAAGGCTCGCCGGTGGAGATTACCCTCACGGAACGCCCGGATGTACACATCAAGGCCGCGGTCACCCGGCTGGCGGGCGAGCTGGATCCCAAGACACGTATGGAGCTCGTCGAAGTGGACCTGCCGAACATGGACGACGCGATCATCCCCGGAAGCTATGTAAACGTGGGCTTCAAGATGCCCGTCACGGGCAGCGGGCGTCTCCAGGTACCCACCGAAGCGCTGGTGATCAAAGACAGGAAGACCGTCATCCCGGTCATCCAGCCGGACAGCACGATCGTTTACCAGCCCGTGAAGGTGGGGGATAACGATGGTGTAAAAGCCACGATACTGCTTGGCATAAAGAACGGGGACCTGATCGGGTTGAACGTCGGCCCCGGTTATAACAATGGACAAAAAGTAAGGTTACAATGA
- a CDS encoding NUDIX hydrolase, whose amino-acid sequence MPSLLDHAKRIQALAQIGLTYSPNPYDLERYEELREIALQLMHEATGHPLEKLAAHYGDKKEYVTPKVDVRGVVFEGEKILLVKESADGLWSLPGGWADVGYTPKEVVAKEIKEETGLTVTPTRLLAVLDKRVHAHPPALEYTYKLFIECVNTSGTLTPSHDILDCGFFDEHHLPPLSLERVTPDQINLMYAHKRHPELAVTLD is encoded by the coding sequence ATGCCATCGCTCCTAGATCACGCCAAACGCATCCAAGCCCTCGCCCAGATCGGGCTCACGTATTCGCCCAACCCCTACGACCTCGAACGCTACGAGGAGCTCAGGGAGATCGCCCTTCAGCTCATGCACGAAGCCACCGGACATCCACTAGAGAAGTTGGCCGCGCATTACGGGGATAAAAAGGAATACGTTACGCCAAAAGTCGACGTCCGCGGGGTCGTCTTCGAAGGAGAAAAAATTCTCCTGGTCAAAGAATCGGCCGACGGTCTATGGTCGCTCCCGGGTGGATGGGCGGACGTGGGCTATACACCCAAAGAGGTCGTGGCCAAGGAAATCAAAGAAGAAACCGGCCTCACGGTCACCCCTACCCGCTTGCTGGCGGTGCTCGACAAACGGGTCCACGCGCACCCGCCCGCGCTGGAGTATACCTACAAACTTTTTATCGAGTGTGTCAACACCTCCGGTACGTTGACGCCCTCGCACGACATCCTCGACTGCGGCTTTTTTGACGAACACCACCTTCCGCCGCTCTCGCTGGAAAGGGTAACACCGGACCAAATAAACTTGATGTACGCGCACAAGCGCCATCCTGAGTTGGCGGTTACGCTCGATTGA
- a CDS encoding glycoside hydrolase family 18 protein has translation MRVQWLIVCVLLASAVKAQKPLPIIGYYAGRNTMVDSFPIEKLSHIIFSFVHLRGDSLAVMNANDTLRIRHLVALKGRNPSMKVILSLGGWGGCRTCSDVFSTRRGRKVFVHTTKKILKDFHADGIDLDWEYPALANVPGYPYKDADRDHFTEVVRRLRKSLGSGYEISFAAGGFTDYILHSIDWKHVMPYVDRVHLMTYDLVNGYSTETGHHTPLYSGPGHPESTDHAVRLLDSLGVPLSKVAIGLAFYGRIWERVDSASPAATDGLYRSGHFRSGVDFRNFPRVLSADSGFVYHWDSTAQAPFVYNPGRGWFATFDDTASVRLKTRYALDHHLGGIMFWELAGDAFTEGLLDVIYKEDHY, from the coding sequence ATGCGTGTACAATGGCTTATCGTGTGCGTACTGCTGGCGTCGGCAGTGAAGGCTCAAAAACCGCTCCCCATCATCGGCTATTATGCGGGCCGGAATACGATGGTGGACAGCTTCCCGATCGAAAAACTTTCCCACATCATCTTTTCGTTTGTCCACCTCCGCGGGGATTCCCTGGCGGTCATGAATGCCAACGACACGTTGCGTATCCGGCACCTGGTCGCGCTGAAGGGGCGCAATCCTTCGATGAAGGTCATCCTTAGTCTCGGTGGCTGGGGCGGTTGCCGGACGTGTTCGGATGTGTTTAGTACCCGGCGCGGGCGGAAGGTTTTCGTGCACACGACTAAAAAGATTCTAAAGGACTTCCACGCCGACGGCATCGACCTGGACTGGGAATATCCCGCCCTGGCTAACGTGCCCGGCTATCCCTATAAAGACGCCGACAGGGATCACTTTACGGAAGTGGTGCGCCGGCTTCGAAAAAGCCTCGGCAGTGGATACGAGATCAGCTTCGCCGCCGGCGGTTTTACGGACTATATCCTCCACAGCATCGACTGGAAGCACGTCATGCCTTATGTCGACCGCGTCCACCTGATGACCTACGACCTTGTCAACGGCTATTCCACCGAGACCGGTCACCATACCCCGTTGTATTCCGGCCCTGGTCACCCCGAATCCACGGATCACGCGGTCCGGTTGCTGGACTCTTTGGGGGTGCCCCTGTCAAAGGTGGCCATCGGGCTGGCTTTTTACGGACGCATCTGGGAGCGTGTGGACAGCGCCTCGCCGGCCGCCACGGACGGGTTGTACCGGTCCGGGCACTTCCGTTCGGGGGTGGACTTCCGGAATTTCCCGCGGGTCCTGTCCGCGGACAGTGGCTTCGTCTACCATTGGGACAGCACCGCCCAGGCGCCCTTCGTGTATAACCCCGGGCGCGGCTGGTTTGCGACCTTTGACGATACCGCCTCGGTGCGGCTTAAAACGCGCTATGCGCTCGACCACCACCTGGGCGGCATCATGTTCTGGGAGCTCGCGGGGGATGCTTTTACCGAAGGATTGCTGGACGTTATTTACAAAGAAGATCACTATTGA